The following are from one region of the Silene latifolia isolate original U9 population chromosome 9, ASM4854445v1, whole genome shotgun sequence genome:
- the LOC141602208 gene encoding uncharacterized protein LOC141602208, translating into MSEERLAGIEATVGDLARNMGTLVNAMHAVMERIPNPNPRGQPARGRGRGRGFAMGAGRRHPQPEEEYGSDSDESNRTQEEHLEQTDRHIKVEIPEFSGSLNPDDLLEWIRDVEKIFEYKNYNDARACKVAILKLKGYASLWYDNLKHQRLKEGKDPLRSWSKLKKKMLAKFVTKDYTQDLFIKLSNLKQKEKTVEAYLREFEQLTLQCEINEKPEQRIARFLEGLDKNIAAEVRMQPLWSYDDVVNLSLRVEKMGKTKPVATRPKPVFRPYSSVKINDPPKINPPLSRDKIKCFQCQGFGHFRKDCPSARTLTAIEVAEWEREGLVEYEEDEALVLEEVESEKETSPDQIVAHPDTGHSLFLWRVMHSQQAPLEADQRSMIFRSRCTVQGRVCNLIIDGGSCTNVASTTMVSKLGLPTQEHPNPYKLRWLSKDSGVRVDKQCIISFSIGKMYKDEVLCDVVPMDACHLLLGRPWEYDRNTTHQGKDNVYIFKHQGKKVTLTPLPPNQRDYGSPNVPEEMSGVLFLSEAAMIKEIRQEQPVLMLLSREVNQEENTVVPTAVAPLIQRFQEVFPDELPSGLPPLRGIEHHIDLVPGSVLPNKPAYRCDPNATKELQHQIEELMAKGFVRESLSPCAVPAFLVPKKDGTWRMCTDSRAINNITVKYRFPIPRLDDMLDELSGASIFSKIDLRQGYHQVRIREGDEWKTAFKTKHGLYEWLVMPFGLSNAPSTFMRLMTEVLRPCLGKFAVVYFDDILVYSKTKGEHYKHLEVVFKILREQKLYGKLEKCTFMVEEVAFLGYLISGRGISVDQEKIAAMQSWPTPTTVTEVRSFHGLASFYRRFIKNFSTVVAPITECMRKGEFQWTEQAQQSFEKIKQLMCNTPILKLPDFDQLFEVECDASGVGIGAVLIQSQKPVAYFSEKLNGAKLKYSTYDKEFYAIIRALMHWNHYLKPKPFVLHSDHEALKYINGQHKLNFRHAKWVEFLQSFTFSSKYKEGKKNVVADALSRRHSLLSVMSNRVLGFEFMKELYKEDPDFSEEWITQTEGHRNQGSKYLLQEGFLFQGNKLCVPRGSYRDLLIREVHSGGMGGTLVSKRPWRYYRTNSIGQE; encoded by the coding sequence atgagtgaagagaggctAGCTGGCATTGAAGCCACAGTTGGAGATCTGGCCAGAAATATGGGTACACTGGTGAATGCTATGCATGCTGTCATGGAGAGAATCCCAAACCCAAACCCTAGGGGACAGCCTGCCAGAGGAAGGGGTAGAGGGAGAGGCTTTGCCATGGGAGCAGGAAGAAGACACCCACAACCAGAAGAAGAATATGGATCAGACTCTGATGAAAGCAACAGGACACAAGAAGAACATCTTGAGCAAACAGACAGGCATAtaaaggtagaaatccctgaATTTTCTGGTAGTTTGAACCCTGATGACCTACTAGAATGGATTAGAGATGTTGAAAAAATCTTTGAGTATAAAAATTATAATGATGCTAGGGCttgtaaagttgcaatcttgaaattgaaaggctATGCTTCACTGTGGTATGATAATCTTAAGCATCAAAGGTTAAAGGAGGGTAAGGATCCTCTTAGGTCTTGGTCCAAACTTAAAAAGAAAATGTTGGCTAAGTTTGTCACCAAAGACTATACTCAGGACTTATTCATCAAACTATCTAACCTTAAACAGAAAGAGAAAACTGTTGAAGCCTATTTAAGAGAATTTGAGCAATTGACACTTCAATGTGAAATCAATGAAAAACCTGAACAAAGAATTGCTAGGTTCTTAGAGGGTCTTGACAAAAATATTGCTGCAGAGGTTAGAATGCAACCTTTATGGTCTTATGATGATGTTGTTAACCTATCACTAAGAGTGGAGAAAATGGGGAAGACCAAACCAGTTGCAACCAGACCCAAACCTGTTTTCAGACCTTATTCTAGTGTCAAAATCAATGACCCACCCAAAATCAACCCACCCTTATCTAGAGACAAGATTAAGTGCTTCCAATGCCAGGGATTTGGCCATTTCAGGAAGGATTGTCCTTCTGCTAGAACACTCACTGCAATAGAGGTTGCAGAATGGGAAAGGGAAGGTTTGGTGGAGTATGAGGAGGATGAGGCTCTTGTTTTAGAGGAGGTGGAGTCTGAGAAAGAAACCAGTCCAGACCAGATTGTTGCTCATCCTGATACAGGGCACAGTTTGTTCCTTTGGAGGGTCATGCACTCTCAGCAAGCCCCCTTAGAAGCTGACCAGAGATCTATGATATTCAGAAGTAGGTGTACTGTCCAGGGAAGAGTTTGTAACCTCATTATTGATGGGGGTAGCTGTACTAATGTTGCCTCCACCACCATGGTTAGCAAGCTGGGTTTACCAACACAAGAACACCCTAACCCCTACAAATTGAGATGGCTAAGTAAGGATTCAGGAGTAAGAGTTGACAAGCAGTGCATTATTTCCTTCTCCATTGGGAAAATGTACAAGGATGAAGTGTTGTGTGATGTGGTACCCATGGATGCCTGTCACCTGTTACTTGGGAGACCTTGGGAATATGACAGGAATACCACACACCAAGGGAAGGACAATGTATACATATTCAAACATCaaggcaagaaggtcaccctgaccccaTTGCCACCAAACCAGAGGGACTATGGCAGTCCTAATGTCCCAGAAGAGATGAGTGGTGTGTTGTTCTTATCTGAAGCAGCCATGATCAAGGAGATCAGGCAAGAACAGCCAGTTCTGATGCTGTTATCCAGGGAAGTAAACCAAGAGGAGAACACTGTTGTGCCCACAGCTGTTGCCCCTTTGATTCAAAGGTTCCAGGAAGTGTTTCCAGATGAGCTGCCTAGTGGATTACCCCCATTAAGGGGCATTGAACACCACATTGATCTTGTTCCTGGTTCAGTGCTCCCAAACAAACCAGCTTATAGGTGTGATCCAAATGCTACAAAGGAGTTACAACATCAGATTGAAGAGCTAATGGCAAAGGGATTTGTGAGGGAATCTCTTAGTCCATGTGCAGTCCCTGCATTCCTAGTACCAAAGAAAGATGGCACCTGGAGGATGTGCACAGATAGCAGAGCTATAAACAACATCACAGTCAAGTATAGGTTCCCAATCCCCAGATTAGATGATATGCTTGATGAGTTGAGTGGTGCCAGcatattttctaagattgatctaAGGCAAGGATACCATCAAGTGAGGATTAGGGAAGGGGATGAATGGAAGACTGCTTTCAAAACAAAACATGgcctgtatgagtggcttgtaaTGCCTTTTGGACTGTCAAATGCACCCAGTACCTTCATGAGATTAATGACTGAAGTGCTGAGGCCATGTCTAGGCAAGTTTGCTGTTGtctactttgatgacatactggTGTATAGCAAGACCAAGGGAGAACATTATAAACATCTGGAAGTGGTGTTTAAAATCCTCAGGGAGCAGAAGCTGTATGGCAAGCTGGAGAAATGCACCTTTATGGTTGAGGAGGTTGCATTCCTGGGTTACCTGATATCAGGAAGAGGCATTTCTGTTGACCAAGAGAAAATTGCAGCAATGCAATCTTGGCCAACCCCTACTACAGTCACTGAAGTAAGGAGTTTTCATGGGTTAGCGTCCTTCTACAGGAGATTTATTAAGAACTTCAGCACAGTGGTGGCACCCATCACTGAATGTATGAGGAAGGGGGAGTTTCAATGGACTGAACAAGCTCAACAGTCTTTTGAAAAAATCAAGCAACTCATGTGTAACACTCCTATCCTAAAGCTACCTGATTTTGATCAGCTATTTGAAGTGGAATGTGATGCTAGTGGGGTAGGAATTGGAGCAGTACTGATTCAAAGCCAGAAGCCTGTGGCATATTTCAGTGAGAAGTTAAATGGGGCCAAACTGAAGTATTCCACCTATGATAAAGAGTTCTATGCAATCATCAGAGCCTTGATGCATTGGAATCATTACCTTAAACCTAAGCCATTTGTACtacactctgatcatgaagcCTTGAAGTACATCAATGGCCAGCACAAGTTAAATTTCAGGCATGCCAAATGGGTGGAGTTCTTGCAGTCCTTTACCTTTTCCAGCAAATACAAGGAAGGTAAGAAAAATGTGGTAGCAGATGCATTATCAAGAAGACATTCCTTGCTCTCAGTTATGTCCAACAGGGTTCTTGGGTTTGAATTCATGAAAGAATTGTATAAAGAAGATCCTGACTTCTCAGAGGAGTGGATTACTCAGACTGAAGGGCATAGGAACCAGGGAAGCAAGTACCTACTACAGGAAGGGTTCCTATTCCAGGGCAACAAACTATGTGTTCCAAGGGGGTCTTACAGAGATCTCTTGATCAGGGAAGTCCACTCAGGAGGAATGGGGGGCACTTTGGTGTCCAAAAGACCTTGGAGATATTACAGGACCAATTCTATTGGCCAAGAATGA